Proteins found in one Nocardia brasiliensis ATCC 700358 genomic segment:
- a CDS encoding CPBP family intramembrane glutamic endopeptidase yields the protein MLAPELADEAPPRHKLHAYLDVAVVVLALAGTNLIAHFTTAWASIVTVPVAAVVLLALMRRRGMHWHELGLSPRQWKRGTLYALGAVGVVLAAVAIGALLPVTRPFFLADRYATISGALIASMIVIPLQTVIPEELAFRGVLHGTLDRVYGARGVFAAGSLLFGLWHIASSLGLTSSNRGLAGFVGGGVAGQIAGILLAVLATAAAGVVFTWLRRRSGSLLAPIALHWSVNGAGALAAAIVWHTTLS from the coding sequence ATGCTCGCACCGGAACTCGCGGACGAGGCCCCGCCCCGCCACAAACTGCACGCCTATCTCGATGTGGCGGTCGTGGTCCTCGCACTGGCGGGCACCAATCTCATCGCCCACTTCACCACCGCCTGGGCGAGCATAGTGACCGTGCCCGTCGCCGCCGTGGTCTTGCTGGCGTTGATGCGCAGACGGGGAATGCACTGGCACGAGCTGGGGCTTTCGCCGCGGCAATGGAAACGCGGGACGCTCTACGCACTCGGCGCCGTAGGTGTGGTGCTCGCCGCGGTCGCCATCGGCGCATTACTGCCCGTCACCCGGCCGTTCTTTCTGGCCGATCGCTACGCCACCATCTCCGGCGCGCTGATCGCCTCGATGATCGTCATTCCGCTCCAGACCGTGATCCCCGAGGAACTGGCGTTCCGCGGGGTACTGCACGGCACGCTCGACCGGGTCTACGGTGCGCGCGGCGTGTTCGCGGCCGGTTCACTGCTGTTCGGGCTGTGGCATATCGCCTCCTCGCTCGGACTCACCAGCAGCAATCGCGGCCTGGCCGGGTTCGTCGGCGGCGGCGTGGCCGGACAGATCGCCGGCATTCTGCTCGCCGTCCTCGCCACCGCGGCCGCGGGCGTCGTGTTCACCTGGCTGCGCCGTCGCAGCGGCAGCCTGCTCGCCCCGATCGCGCTGCACTGGTCGGTCAACGGCGCGGGCGCGCTCGCCGCCGCCATCGTGTGGCACACCACCCTCAGCTGA
- a CDS encoding TIGR03667 family PPOX class F420-dependent oxidoreductase encodes MTTTASGSTPVLDPGTDFGARVAERLGTEHVLWLTTVGATGTPQPNPVWFQWRDDEFLLFSKPGQAKLRNLVRNPRVALHLNSTPHGGDVVVFTGTARIDENAPTAAEVAAFTAKYRDGLAGLSMTAEQFYDEYSTVVRIRPDRLRGF; translated from the coding sequence ATGACTACAACGGCCTCCGGCTCCACCCCGGTCCTCGACCCGGGCACCGACTTCGGCGCGCGGGTGGCCGAGCGCCTCGGCACCGAACACGTGCTCTGGCTGACCACCGTCGGCGCCACCGGCACCCCGCAACCCAATCCCGTCTGGTTCCAGTGGCGTGACGACGAATTCCTGCTGTTCAGCAAGCCCGGCCAGGCCAAGCTCCGCAATCTCGTCCGCAACCCGCGGGTCGCGCTGCACCTCAACAGCACCCCGCACGGCGGCGACGTCGTCGTGTTCACCGGCACGGCCAGGATCGACGAGAACGCGCCGACCGCAGCGGAAGTCGCCGCCTTCACCGCGAAATACCGCGACGGACTGGCCGGACTCTCGATGACCGCCGAACAGTTCTACGACGAATATTCGACCGTTGTGCGCATCCGGCCCGATCGGCTGCGCGGTTTCTGA
- a CDS encoding ABC transporter ATP-binding protein: MTVEVAPLPAAETGNRPPRAVQKARKKQEAQARKEILAPVRRTLTLASLIMAVASVCTVVPFVLIVEACRELLAAEVDTDRVWRLVWLAMLVLLARGLLQAVALTWSHLVDAGYQLTVRRALAAKLTRVPLGWFGERTSSEVKKYLQDDVEALHYLVAHARLEFVGALIVPLVTLGYLVTVDWRLTLVLLIPLVAYAISLSKMMDQDSRDRLAVYNRWERRVQEATVEFVDGIQVVRAFGQAGKAHSEFQAAADGQARSLDRWKTPMIQLQSGSDITLAPVFVMVLIVVAGLAGVGLDWFAPLDVLPFLLVGLGLGSSLLGLGYGGQALRAAGAAALRLHELQQTPELTTGTGTTPVGDEEQGVVRFEAVGFGYRSDHQVLRDLDLELRPGTITALVGPSGSGKSTLGKLVPRFYDVDSGRITIGGRDIRDYSTEELYRTVGFVFQDVRLIRGTIRENLRLADQDADDAALERAARAAQIHDRIMALPRGYDSEIGVDASLSGGEAQRLSIARALLADSPVLVLDEATAFADPESEAAVQDALAVLVAGRTVLVIAHRLHTITGVDRILVLEHGSIVEQGDHQSLYQAGGTYQRLWEINEAALGAVTLIEKEAAR; the protein is encoded by the coding sequence ATGACGGTGGAGGTCGCGCCGCTGCCTGCGGCGGAGACGGGGAACCGACCGCCCCGAGCGGTACAGAAGGCACGCAAGAAGCAGGAGGCGCAGGCGCGCAAGGAGATCCTTGCCCCGGTCCGGCGCACGCTCACGCTGGCGAGCCTGATCATGGCGGTGGCCTCGGTGTGCACCGTCGTGCCGTTCGTGCTGATCGTCGAAGCCTGTCGCGAGCTGCTCGCCGCCGAGGTCGACACCGATCGGGTGTGGCGCCTGGTGTGGCTGGCGATGCTCGTGCTGCTGGCGCGCGGACTGCTGCAGGCGGTCGCGCTCACCTGGTCGCATCTGGTGGACGCCGGCTATCAGCTCACCGTCCGGCGGGCGCTCGCGGCCAAGCTGACCAGGGTGCCGCTCGGCTGGTTCGGCGAACGCACCTCCAGCGAGGTGAAGAAGTATCTCCAGGACGATGTCGAAGCACTGCACTATCTGGTCGCGCACGCGCGGCTGGAGTTCGTCGGCGCGCTGATCGTGCCGCTGGTGACCCTCGGCTACCTGGTGACCGTCGACTGGCGGCTCACCCTCGTGCTGCTGATTCCCTTGGTGGCGTACGCGATCTCGCTCAGCAAGATGATGGATCAGGACAGCAGGGATCGGCTGGCCGTCTACAACCGGTGGGAGCGCCGCGTCCAAGAGGCGACCGTCGAGTTCGTAGACGGCATCCAGGTGGTGCGCGCGTTCGGCCAGGCGGGCAAGGCGCACAGCGAATTCCAGGCGGCGGCGGACGGTCAGGCCCGCAGCCTCGATCGGTGGAAGACGCCGATGATCCAGTTGCAGTCCGGGTCCGATATCACGCTCGCCCCGGTGTTCGTGATGGTGCTCATCGTGGTCGCCGGATTGGCGGGTGTCGGGCTCGACTGGTTCGCCCCGCTCGACGTGCTGCCGTTCCTGTTGGTCGGTCTGGGACTCGGCAGTTCCCTGCTCGGCCTCGGCTACGGCGGTCAGGCGTTGCGCGCCGCGGGCGCGGCGGCGCTGCGCCTGCACGAGCTACAGCAGACACCCGAATTGACGACCGGGACCGGCACCACACCGGTGGGCGATGAAGAGCAAGGTGTGGTTCGGTTCGAGGCGGTCGGCTTCGGCTACCGCAGCGACCACCAGGTGCTGCGCGATCTCGATCTCGAACTGCGGCCGGGCACCATCACCGCGCTGGTCGGCCCGAGCGGCTCGGGCAAATCGACGCTCGGCAAACTGGTGCCGCGCTTCTATGACGTCGACTCGGGCCGAATCACCATCGGGGGTCGCGATATTCGCGATTACTCGACCGAAGAGCTGTATCGCACCGTCGGCTTCGTCTTCCAGGACGTGCGGCTGATTCGCGGCACGATCCGGGAGAACCTGCGCTTGGCCGATCAGGACGCCGACGACGCGGCCCTGGAGCGCGCCGCGCGGGCGGCGCAGATCCATGACCGGATCATGGCGTTGCCGCGCGGCTACGATTCCGAGATCGGCGTCGACGCCAGCCTGTCCGGCGGTGAGGCACAACGACTCTCGATCGCCCGGGCGCTGCTCGCGGACAGTCCGGTGCTGGTGCTCGATGAGGCGACCGCCTTCGCCGACCCGGAATCCGAGGCCGCCGTGCAGGACGCGCTCGCCGTGCTCGTCGCGGGCCGGACGGTGCTGGTCATCGCGCACCGGTTGCACACCATCACCGGCGTGGACCGAATCCTGGTGCTGGAGCACGGATCCATCGTCGAGCAGGGCGACCATCAGAGCCTGTATCAGGCCGGCGGCACCTACCAGCGCCTGTGGGAAATCAACGAGGCGGCGCTCGGCGCCGTCACCCTCATCGAGAAGGAGGCGGCGCGATGA